The following are from one region of the Salvia splendens isolate huo1 chromosome 2, SspV2, whole genome shotgun sequence genome:
- the LOC121789150 gene encoding chromatin modification-related protein EAF1 B-like isoform X1 has protein sequence MGCSSAHVHIVNAEVDSMGGVVEGGVGNAIKSSPHKVAIDKVQVELRKECGVRDERKRELEFLENGGNPLDYNFGIVASVSVQSTSITGQHPDQFVTSEAKGSLAFAASPHGDSVESGDRPGTTPCDPNSADNLLLFDAENEFSEGGRSLCRRSSVMQSEQSFQMDGGLKTQEQGDSAIFSLPRKAYKRRNRSRSNRDGARSSSTDVNPPQGLHGAPLPYRHVPKDAEVLSSDADNKNIMSRLNLKPTSPSNGIISKAVAMDCQDIELEELKSSKSTKDQVQGVPLDAASDVYENPLNGQLNQQSLLVVADARKQIDSCRPEAIQMAEITSAAIECLPSATTIKVENQSSSCQYNGFGRKIGDDTMTDTHNNGASHGLKVLDSESYCTQTSLSIDGNNESEMCTPVGNLDSNVNLKNQTPQDGITVTKSDKFGKEMKDTEEKNSHDFVNKECTSACHSKMDKDSLLPPKNEIDQFDSVLEDQVKDQSTTEGMEAPCTTQLYSEAKPTVPLIDNPGQPKETSSTIRHQETFNPSKSELPDLAFSNRASAVPIEAQTSPGADSKLASRIDEDSVLKEAQIIEAKRKSIAELSIVTSPVVISQKSKWDYVLEEMAWLANDFAQERIWKLAAASQISYRVAVASRLRKQESRLGLDAKVVAHSLAKAVMEFWRSIKLQIHDTSKELEQHRQKNGALSIQAYAASFLKCDKPDVLYNQAEVPLTPDRISDSGIDLSWDDSLTEENLFYAVPPGAVVAYRMAFNSHVAQFERFGSSAQEEVETSACDTAADFESHDNGYDEDEGETNIYSTSMAFEGTKSSRYGQKKRKHLVRAYGARPYELGSDLLPMQPSENRLVIPQFAILAKRPGSNINVSIPTKRMRTASRRVISPFGAGASGCIQVPNKTDASSCDTNSFQDDHSTLHGGLTIPNSLEVESAGEFEKELPFDSAEVSTKPKKKKKAKYPNASHEQRWPSDSSFQNEQFHRDLYQKRTEIHHPEANGNNGLLGQHIAKKPKLMRQSQDNSFDIPSALSVPSPAGSQISNMSNPNQFIKMLGGRDWGRKPKSLKMPSGHSVSGSLWSLFEDQALVVLAHDLGPNWELVSDAFNSTLRFKCIFRKAKECKERHICLMDKSSGDGADSADESGSSQPYPSTLPGIPKGSARQLFQRLQGPMEEDTLKSHFEKIIVIGQKQLYLKTQNDNQDLKQFQRPHSSHTIALSQVCPNNPNGGPVLTPLDLCDANFSGPDVLPLGYQGAHSSGLVIPNQATMTQMLPASGATAPLQGASNMSGNNFSSSPGPHNTSARDARYGLPRSGSLPAEENQRMHLYNQMIAGRSIPQSSISAPGAVPGPDRSARILSSGNGMGSNRNMPIARPGVQGIPSSSMVNSGSAVSSGLSSGNMHTGVGALQGSSMVRQRPGMSQDPHRQMMASDLQTPSNSQGVSHFGGLSSSFTNPTTSPPVSSYPLHHQPSHPISPQQPQVPSPHQSHFQGPANHAPNNQQQAYAYRLAKERQLQHRFLQQQQQQQQFAASNSLISNVQSLTQLPVSSSPMQNSPQVQPQTSSSTVPLSPLTSVSSMNAMPQHQQKHQMPNQGVSRNAQSGGNGLNNQMGKQRVRQPHQPSQANRQHPPQRQQLQAQQQAKVVKGVGRGNLMMHQNISTDVVLPNGVSPIPGNQCLEKAEPVSNSMQSQGLYTGSAQNSVQPSRQYMASQPNQTLPQQKMYSDQASPSLKHPQLAPQPDSSSPSHGPATAPASSVQQPSSSLAVAGSTNQAPSHQKFVNQNQPALQRPGQPNRQITPDGSSKPQSRDSDVNHHPASGFAGMDAMTTSPQVSKIGSNAVPVVSQPNSHNWHASEPLVDSTALNSPKSLVSKPSNSSEPVLQAGQGLGHRPPSSLPIARHDTIALRQQPQQSLQPPSLAPQPQQPPKPVHSQPKAQLLQAGSRNSYGRSSDTRLE, from the exons ATGGGATGTAGTTCAGCACATGTTCACATAGTCAATGCCGAAGTTGATTCTATGGGAGGTGTTGTTGAGGGTGGAGTTGGAAATGCTATCAAATCTTCTCCGCATAAAGTAGCAATCGATAAGGTTCAAGTGGAGCTCAG GAAAGAATGTGGCGTTCGGGATGAACGAAAAAGAGAATTGGAGTTTCTTGAGAAT GGTGGAAATCCCTTAGACTATAATTTTGGGATTGTTGCTTCAGTTAGTGTTCAGTCTACTTCAATTACCGGCCAACATCCTGACCAGTTTGTGACCAG TGAAGCAAAAGGCAGTCTTGCGTTTGCAGCATCACCTCATGGAGACTCTGTTGAGAGTGGTGATAGACCTGGGACAACTCCTTGTGATCCCAATAGTGCTGATAATCTCTTGTTATTTGACGCTGAAAACGAATTTTCTGAAGGTGGTAGGAGTTTGTGCCGTAGGAGTAGTGTTATGCAATCTGAACAATCGTTCCAAATGGATGGGGGTCTTAAAACTCAGGAACAAGGGGATTCAGCTATTTTTTCACTTCCTAGAAAAGCATATAAGAGAAGGAACAGATCCCGGTCCAATCGTGATGGAGCTAGGTCGAGTTCTACTGATGTAAATCCTCCTCAGGGGCTTCATGGAGCTCCACTACCTTATCGCCATGTCCCCAAGGATGCTGAAGTATTGTCATCTGATGcagataataaaaatataatgtcACGTCTGAATTTAAAACCTACAAGCCCAAGTAATGGTATCATCTCTAAGGCTGTAGCAATGGATTGTCAGGATATTGAGTTGGAAGAGTTGAAGTCTTCTAAATCAACAAAGGACCAGGTACAAGGTGTTCCCTTGGATGCTGCATCAGATGTTTATGAGAACCCTTTAAACGGACAACTTAACCAACAATCACTTTTAGTGGTCGCAGACGCTCGTAAACAGATAGATTCTTGTAGGCCTGAAGCAATCCAGATGGCAGAAATAACTTCTGCAGCTATTGAGTGTCTGCCAAGTGCTACTACTATTAAAGTCGAGAATCAATCTAGTTCATGCCAGTATAATGGTTTTGGCAGAAAGATAGGGGATGATACCATGACCGACACTCATAATAATGGTGCTTCCCATGGCCTAAAGGTTTTGGATTCTGAGTCATATTGCACACAGACCAGCCTAAGTATTGACGGGAACAATGAAAGTGAGATGTGCACTCCAGTGGGAAATCTTGACTCTAATGTGAATCTTAAAAATCAAACTCCACAAGATGGCATCACTGTTACAAAAAGTGACAAGTTTGGAAAAGAAATGAAAGATACTGAAGAAAAAAACAGCCATGATTTTGTGAACAAGGAGTGCACTTCTGCTTGTCATAGTAAGATGGATAAAGATTCATTACTCCccccaaaaaatgaaatagatcAATTTGATTCTGTATTAGAAGACCAGGTAAAAGATCAAAGTACCACTGAGGGCATGGAAGCTCCTTGCACCACTCAATTATATTCTGAGGCAAAACCCACTGTTCCATTGATTGATAATCCTGGACAGCCCAAAGAAACATCTTCGACTATTAGGCACCAGGAAACTTTTAATCCCTCAAAATCAGAGCTCCCTGACCTTGCATTTTCAAATAGGGCTTCGGCTGTTCCTATTGAGGCTCAAACTTCTCCCGGAGCTGACTCAAAATTGGCAAGCAGAATTGATGAAGATTCAGTATTGAAAGAAGCACAAATTATAGAG GCCAAACGGAAGAGCATTGCAGAATTGTCTATTGTAACATCACCAGTGGTGATCTCCCAGAAATCTAAGTGGGATTATGTACTTGAGGAAATGGCGTGGTTGGCTAATGATTTTGCACAG GAGCGTATTTGGAAACTGGCTGCTGCATCTCAAATATCTTACCGAGTTGCTGTTGCTTCCCGGTTGAGAAAACAAGAAAGCCGTCTGGGCTTGGATGCAAAGGTAGTTGCCCATTCATTGGCTAAAGCCGTCATGGAGTTCTGGCGCTCTATAAAGTTGCAAATTCAC GATACAAGCAAAGAACTGGAGCAGCATCGTCAAAAAAACGGGGCACTTTCAATCCAGGCTTATGCAGCCAGTTTCTTGAAATGTGATAAACCAGATGTTTTATATAACCAAGCAGAGGTGCCATTAACACCAGATAGAATATCTGACTCTGGAATAGACCTTTCATGGGACGATAGCTTGACAGAA GAGAACCTTTTCTATGCAGTACCCCCTGGAGCTGTGGTGGCCTACAGAATGGCATTTAATTCCCACGTGGCTCAGTTTGAG AGATTTGGGAGTTCTGCGCAAGAGGAAGTGGAGACATCTGCTTGTGATACTGCAGCAG ACTTTGAATCTCATGATAATggatatgatgaggatgaggGAGAAACAAACATTTATAGCACGTCGATGGCCTTTGAAGGTACCAAATCTTCAAGATATGGCCAAAAGAAGCGTAAACACTTAGTTCGAGCATATGGTGCAAGGCCATATGAACTGGGCTCTGATTTGTTACCTATGCAGCCTTCGGAAAATAGATTAGTAATTCCACAGTTTGCTATATTGGCAAAACGACCAGGCAGCAATATAAATGTGTCAATTCCTACGAAACGGATGCGAACTGCTTCCCGGAGAGTTATAAGTCCTTTTGGTGCAGGGGCATCTGGATGCATTCAGGTTCCAAATAAAACAGATGCTTCAAGTTGTGATACAAATTCATTTCAGGATGATCATAGCACCCTACATGGTGGATTAACTATTCCAAATAGCTTGGAAGTTGAGTCAGCTGGGGAATTTGAAAAGGAATTGCCATTTGACTCTGCTGAAGTATCAACGAAAcctaagaagaagaaaaaagcaAAGTATCCG AATGCATCACATGAACAGAGATGGCCTAGTGATTCGAGTTTTCAAAATGAGCAG TTTCATAGGGATCTTTATCAAAAGAGGACTGAGATTCATCATCCAGAGGCAAATGGAAATAATG GGTTACTGGGTCAACACATTGCAAAGAAACCCAAGCTTATGCGGCAATCTCAAGATAACTCTTTTGACATCCCAAGTGCTCTGTCTGTTCCTTCTCCAGCGGGCTCCCAGATTAGTAATATGTCAAATCCAAACCAATTCATTAAAATGCTTGGTGGTCGGGATTGGGGCAGAAAACCTAAATCTCTGAAG ATGCCATCTGGGCATTCAGTGTCAGGAAGTCTGTGGTCACTCTTCGAGGATCAG GCCCTGGTTGTCCTTGCACATGACCTGGGGCCCAACTGGGAGCTTGTAAGTGATGCTTTTAATAGCACTCTGCGTTTCAAG TGTATATTCCGCAAAGCTAAAGAATGCAAGGAGCGGCATATATGTTTGATGGATAAAAGTTCTGGTGATGGGGCTGATAGTGCTGATGAATCTGGGTCTTCGCAACCTTATCCATCTACATTACCTGGCATCCCAAAG GGAAGTGCCAGACAGTTGTTTCAACGTTTACAGGGGCCGATGGAAGAAGATACCCTGAAATCTCACTTTGAGAAGATAATTGTGATTGGACAAAAACAACTTTATCTTAAAACTCAG AATGATAATCAGGATCTAAAGCAATTTCAGCGCCCTCACAGCTCTCACACAATTGCTCTTTCTCAAGTGTGTCCAAATAATCCAAATGGAGGTCCCGTTTTAAC GCCTTTAGATCTGTGCGATGCAAACTTTTCTGGGCCCGATGTACTTCCTCTTGGGTATCAAGGGGCACATTCTAGTGGATTGGTTATTCCTAATCAGGCTACCATGACTCAAATGCTTCCTGCATCTGGTGCCACTGCTCCATTGCAGGGAGCCTCAAATATGAGTGGCAATAATTTCTCATCTTCACCGGGTCCCCATAATACATCTGCCAG GGATGCTAGATATGGACTTCCGAGGTCTGGATCATTGCCTGCTGAAGAAAATCAGAGGATGCATCTCTACAATCAAATGATAGCTGGTAGAAGTATACCACAATCCAGTATCTCTGCTCCAGGAGCCGTCCCTGGACCTGATCGTAGTGCTCGTATTCTTTCTAGTGGCAATGGAATGGGTTCTAACAGAAACATGCCTATAGCAAGGCCTGGGGTGCAAGGAATTCCTTCGTCCTCTATGGTTAATTCTGGCAGTGCAGTTTCCTCTGGTTTGTCATCTGGAAATATGCACACTGGGGTAGGTGCTCTTCAGGGAAGCTCAATGGTCAGACAGCGG CCTGGCATGAGTCAAGATCCACATAGGCAAATGATGGCATCTGACCTTCAGACGCCCAGCAACAGCCAAGGAGTGTCTCACTTTGGTGGATTAAGTTCCTCTTTTACTAACCCAACAACTTCACCACCTGTGTCATCTTACCCTCTTCATCATCAGCCATCCCATCCGATATCTCCACAGCAGCCTCAAGTTCCTAGTCCACATCAGTCACATTTTCAAGGACCAGCAAATCATGCTCCCAACAACCAGCAGCAAGCCTATGCATATCGCTTGGCCAAAGAGAGGCAGCTGCAACATCGTTTTCTGCAGCAacaacagcagcagcaacagTTTGCTGCATCAAATTCTTTGATTTCAAATGTGCAGTCACTGACTCAACTTCCTGTATCGTCATCTCCAATGCAAAATAGTCCACAAGTACAACCCCAAACAAGTTCTTCAACGGTGCCACTTTCTCCATTGACATCCGTTTCATCAATGAATGCAATGCCTCAGCACCAACAGAAACATCAAATGCCAAATCAAGGAGTTTCAAGAAATGCTCAGTCTGGTGGTAATGGTTTAAACAATCAGATGGGTAAACAACGGGTAAGGCAACCACATCAGCCTTCACAGGCTAATAGGCAACATCCTCCGCAGAGACAGCAGTTACAAGCTCAGCAGCAAGCTAAGGTTGTCAAGGGAGTTGGTAGAGGGAACCTGATGATGCATCAGAATATCTCAACTGATGTTGTCTTACCGAATGGAGTTTCGCCAATTCCTGGGAACCAATGTTTGGAGAAAGCAGAACCTGTCTCCAATTCTATGCAAAGTCAAGGTTTGTATACTGGTTCAGCACAAAATTCTGTGCAACCATCTAGGCAATACATGGCTTCGCAACCCAATCAAACTCTGCCTCAGCAAAAGATGTATTCTGACCAAGCATCCCCATCACTAAAACATCCTCAACTGGCACCTCAGCCTGATAGTAGCAGTCCAAGTCATGGTCCTGCTACTGCTCCTGCTTCATCTGTGCAACAACCCAGTTCATCTTTGGCTGTTGCTGGGTCAACCAACCAGGCACCATCTCACCAGAAATTTGTGAATCAAAATCAACCGGCTCTCCAGAGACCTGGTCAACCAAATCGCCAGATTACTCCTGACGGATCAAGTAAACCCCAAAGTAGAGATTCTGATGTCAATCATCATCCAGCAAGTGGCTTTGCTGGAATGGATGCAATGACCACATCACCTCAGGTTTCTAAAATCGGTTCAAATGCAGTTCCAGTTGTATCACAGCCAAATTCTCATAATTGGCATGCTTCCGAACCATTAGTGGATTCGACTGCATTAAATTCACCCAAAAGCTTGGTCTCCAAGCCGTCTAACTCAAGTGAGCCTGTGCTACAAGCAGGCCAAGGGCTTGGCCATAGGCCACCTTCCAGCTTACCCATAGCTAGGCATGACACTATTGCTCTAAGACAGCAGCCGCAGCAATCACTACAGCCTCCTTCCCTGGCACCCCAACCTCAGCAGCCACCGAAGCCGGTACATTCTCAACCGAAGGCACAGCTTCTTCAAGCAGGAAGTCGCAATTCGTATGGTAGGTCGAGTGACACTAGATTGGAATGA